The Fusarium fujikuroi IMI 58289 draft genome, chromosome FFUJ_chr05 DNA segment CTCTCATTGCCCGCTACACAGAGTACTTCGAGCGCAATGTTTCAGAGCTGCATCCCGtgctcaacttcatctttggcgTGGTCGGAGAACATGCAATGGCCAACGCAGCAGCAAAGTCCATTCACAGATTATGCGGTTCCTGTCGCGGATATCTTCATACAGAAGCCAACAGCTTTCTCAACGAGTATCAGAGCCTAGTATCCGGAAGACGACTTGACTGCGGAGCAAGCGAGAAGGTAGTCGGTGGTATTGCATCAGTCATTCAAGCGATGCCTGATTCAAACCAGAAATATCTAGCGTGCGGTCGCCTTCTCGAGTTTGTTCAGACTGATGTCCAGCATTCTCTGGACCTTCTAAGATCCTACGACGGCAGCCCTATGCCATGCTGTGCTGTTTACACCTGCTCATATGCTGCCCCCGATGAGACTCCTGCCCTTCACACCGCACTGAAGTCTCTGAGATGTCTGGCCAGCATTGGGAAAGGTCTCCAAGCCCCAGCCGAGTTATCGATTGATCTGGAGAGTAGCAGGGCCAGCACTCGAGTCGTGGatcctcatcttgctcaGCTCCAAGGAAGCATCATGTCGATGATCAGCCAGATTCAAGAGGCCTTCAACACCAGCGGCGAGGTTGTTGAGCTCATCTGCAATGTCCTACGCAGTGGGTTCTCAGAATCCGAACCTGGTCCATTTGTACTGCCACCACAGAGTGTTGCACAGTATTTGACGAACCAGAACCTTCAGACACCAAGAGTTGGCCTGCTCGTCAAGACTGCTTGCTCTTTCGTCAGCTCCCTCGAACATGATGGACTCGAAAACCAGCAAGACATGCTAAACTCTGTGCTCCTCTGGGTAATTGGATTGCTTAAACAGCTACCTAGTAAGTTCTGCCACCAACGCCCAGTACTCATCTAACCATCAACTTCACAATAGACTACGAGGTAGACACCGAACTTACACAAAACGGCATTGACTTTGTAACACGCCTTTTGAACAAGCGCCCCATTACTTTACTTCGTCTCCAGCCTTCCGACGCTGCCgagttcttctttctcttcacccTTCAGGTATTGGACGGAAAGGAGCCACTCCCGAAAGCAAGCGCTGCAGAGTTCTGGGTAAGATCGGCCCTTGAAAGTTAgacgccatcaccaaagctAACATCAGGCAAACAGGCTACCTTTGTCAGCATCAAGTATGAGTCTCAGGAACTCAATGATGTTGCCCAGCAGGCGATGCAAATGCTGGGACCTCTGCTCTCGCGGACTCTTGCTAGGAACCTCGGAGGCAATGCTTCCAGAAGTGAGCTCGACAAGTTGAGTGAGCCCCTGAAGAAGCTAGTATATCGGTACCCCATGGCCAAGAGCTGGCTTGAGGCTGGTCTCACACATGAGACCTTTCCCAGTACAAAGGTTTCTCCTCAGGATAAatcgatgttcttgaagaagatTATTAGGTACAGCATCTTTTTTGTATTTCGAAACGCTCCGCATTGAAACACCCCCACAATTGCCATCTGAACGTCATCCAATTCCTTCATACAGTACTGACCATATCACAGTCTCAGGGGAGCCAAGGCCACAAATCAGGTCGTTAGAGACTTCTGGCAGTCGGCGCGAGGCTCGAATTTTGCTTACGCCTCATGAATAAAACAGGAGTTAAAATAAGTCAATAGAAGGACAGTTTAGATCAAGTACTAGGATGGTTAGACCAAAATGAGCACATGAAGATACCTTGGGCATGAGAGTTTGGGGAGATTGCTTATCCTGCAAATACATATCATAATATGGGACGATGAATCTTCACCAAATGATATTCGTACGTATCAACTTCATAACGACCATGGTGTGATCAGTTGGGTCTGTAGATCTATCAGTAGCCTTCTATCTTTTCTTCTGAGAGACACAGCTCATCGTTTCTTGTTGCTCTGGCTATCATCATTCCCCGTGCCCAAGAACCCCCAATGTTCTCATTATCGTCGCATTACTACATCATGTTCGGTTAATACCAAATCGTGAGGAAAAGTTGGCCAGCGGCGCGCTTCTAACGGGGCTCGCGGTAATGGGCGTTAACCTGCAGTTCGTTAGCAACACGAAAGACTGATCGCAATTTGATTTGGCATACTTCTCCAATAACATTGGTCCGTTGAGGGCATCTACACGTCCGTATTTCTTGTTGCGCGTAGAAATGTCAAAGAACTCGTCCTGGTTATCTGTCTGGAGGAGAGCAATGGTCTGTGCCAGCTCATCCAAGTTCTCTCGAAGCATCTGACCGTTCTCTAGACTGCTGACAAACTGGACAAGATAATCTACGTCTTGTGCAAGCGCGGCTACGCCGTTGGGGTTGATGTGCTTCACGTCAGGAGAAAGGGGGAGGGCCTAGAGTGGTCAACAAGTGCATATTTGCAGGAAGAGTAGGGCATACAAGAATCTTTTCAGCTGTGTGACTCAGAGCGTCAAAGTAAAtaagctccttgatctctcGGGGTAAACCAAGAAGAGTAGAATTCATAATGTTGGACAGGTACCGCGTCAAAGTTTGCATATAGTTGCTTGGTTCCTTTTCCACTGTCGATGCGGTCCTAAGACTAGTCAGACCTGCCGCAAAGGATCGGCTCATGAACGTACCATTCGTATTCGGCTGTTTCAATCAGATCATCGATCTTGGAgttgacaagctcaaagaTTCGCTTCTCCGcggtcttcttgttgttgcgGAACGAGTCAGTGGCTTTAAGCTTGACTGGGCCGCcagctgaagttgatgagCGTGCACGAATGAGTAATTGCTCAAGCTCTTGACAGGCAATCTCAAAGTGCTCCAGGTTAATGAGAATTTGGACGATCTGGCCCAGGTATTGAGAGCTCAGACGCTCTACTAACGACTTGCAGACCTTTTCTGTAAGAAGTTCGTCAAGAGACTATCGAAGTTTGTGAGCAATGAACCTTGTGCCGGAAAGGGGTGTCGTACCTTTTTGAGCGTTTCATCAATGACATTGGGATGCTGGAAGTGGTCGTCCGAAAAGAAGTAGAACTGGTTCAAGAAGTTCCGGATGTCTATACAACATAAAGGATACATCTGTGAGAAGGGGAGTACGCATGGGTACCTGTTTCGTTAGCAGGGGTTGGCTGCAGTCAGGATGAGAGAACTTACGTGAGTTGATCTGTTGGTTTCTCTTGGGTGAACCAACTGACATTGACAACTTTTTCGTACTCTTCTGGTGTATTGATGGCCATTGGCATGTAGTCATCCGTGGACACTATCTGATGGCTTGTCAGCAAATGGCCACAATAGGGATTTGTGCAGTACTCACCTCCTGGAAGTCTACGCTAAAACGATTCTTCAATAGCTCGGCATACTTGTCGAACAGCTTCAGGAGGAAGTTGTCCAGCATTGTTACTGTATATCCCCAGCCCTGTATACGTTAGCATGGCCGTGGCAAATGGCGGTTGCCCGCCGAGCATCAAGATTGTCGTACCTCCATCGTTTGAATGAAAAGAGCAatgatggtcttgatcttAATCAAGGCCTCAGCATTCTCGATATCACTTAAAGCTTTTGAGGTGAGGTTTATCACAGCAGTGCACATGGATTCCCACAGTTCCTCAACCTTTGTGTCATGTTAATTCAAGCAACCACATCCAAGACTGTCTCGACTCACATCGTTCGCTGAGCGCAAATGTGGAACTCTTTGCATGGTCGCCTTTTCGATGATGGCGAATCCTGCTATTCCTTCCAGCAAACTACTCAAGGATTGCTCGTCTTCCGCCAAGAGTTCAACAAACCCGGGAAGTAAAAGGTCCTTTTGTTGACGTCGAGTCGCACCGTATTCTGATCTGAACTTCTCGAGCTGGCCTAGGGCCTCATGGATATGAAGCGCTTCGAGCAAAGGAGTGAAGTCTACTTGCAACTCCTCGTTATTCAACACATCGAAGTCTTCGTTTTCATCGCTGACAAGCTCAATGGCCGAGTTGAGCTTGAAATTGGCCAAGAATGGGTCCTCTtctattctcttcttttgtcGAGTCCTCCTCATTTCAGTATGGTAGAATGCAACCTCGCCCAAGAATTGAGATGTCTCTCGAATACGAAATAGCCATGTATTTAAGTCTGTCATAACAGCTTCCGATATCGCTTTCTGGGACGCGGGTATAGATTTTTGGATGACATCGGCCAGCCGATGCTGTGTAGAATAGCGATTTTGGATGATGGGTACGAGATGTTCATTTTGAAGATCGTCGAGTGATTTGAGGGCGGCATAGTAGTTCTTGCGACGAACCAGTTCGTGGGCATTATTGACGGCGCGGAGAATGGTAAGGGAGTCGTTCAAGGCGTTGGTCGCATCGGCGATGTTTTGCCTCACAGCTGAAGTGTTGACCAGAGCTTCCTTTTGTATAGCCAGCTTCTTCGTGCTTTCAGCGATTGACTCGTTCAAACTCAAGATCTCTTGCGTTAAGGTCACTGTTTCCGCTCGGACGGTTTGAAGGTGATTGATGGAGTCAAGGAACTCCTCATGCCTGGTCAGACCGATGCGCTCGATTTCAGCTTCCCGCTCTTCATAGTACCGGCTTAAGCATTGAGTCAAAAGAGGTGTTCGGTTTGAGTGTGTGGCATCTTTGAGGACGGGTATCAACTGATCGAGGAACTCGGCATCAGAGGATGCGAGGATGACCTGAAGAGGTGGCAGGTTAGCGCATGGTTCTGCTACGATCGTGGGGAGGCGGGAGTTGTACATGCGGAACAGCGGACGCATAATCGTCCACGGCAGGCGGACGTCGCGGCATGCCTATAGCCTTCGTTCGTATGGTTAAAGCTATTAGCGATGAGGGTATCGTCTTAGTCGTCGCGTGTCGCAAGCTGCCCTGAAGCTCCCTCCCACTAAGACCAAGTGACGCTTAGGCTTCaggataagataagataacaACTATCACTGCCACAGCGCCTCACAAGCCCCGTTCCCATTTATGTAGGCTTACTTAAGCCGACACTCCACTCAGAACTACATGGGATCAGGGGAGCGTATTCGATATGTAGAAGTAGATCATTATCGAAATAACATGTTTCGTACTCATCATGGTACAGCAGAGTTCTGCTGTATGTTTTCAAGTCTGTTATTACTCGCAAGAATCATATGTGAGGGTTGTTGATAGAAGTGATTGCGCATGCCTGCATACCGAAACATGTTCTTTCACAAAGTCCAGCAAGAATTTGGCTACCCAGCATCAAAACGCAGCTAAATCagttttaaataatataaataatccAAAAGCGACAAGAGACAGTATGTTTATTATCGAAATAAGGAATGCTTAGAGAAGCGCAGTGTTGACGGAGTTCAGGAAGAAAAGGGTCCAGGGTAAGCCGTATCATGAAGGAAGTATATTTGCCTGTAATGTTCGAGACGAACTCTTCATCACAATATGCAAGTTGTTCAACGGTCGaatttatttactatttttgCTTTAAGATCATACGTAGTGAAGAGTAgaaatactattattatattggTAGAGTATAGACAAACTGCACGTTAAGATAATCCTAAGCCGGGAATAATCGGCAGTCCAGGGGGGGACCATTGAGCGACCTCTGTCTCAGAAGTAATGTCGCAACGACAAGGGAGTTACTTGAACTGTATTTGAGAAGAGGCGACCGAAATGATTTTGTCAGTATGCTTGTAGAGTGTGTATGGTAGGAAAACTGATATGGGGATACTGGATTACCTGCCAGTGTTTTGGCACGACCCAAGGAACTTAACGGCCCAGTGTCACAAGCTGAATGGCATTGTCCTATTGCTAGCGAAGGACAATATCTCATGCCAAGCGCCTGAAAGTAAAGATGGTGTTCGCGTGTATTGGCAAGTTATAATGTTCTTGAAGAGAAAGGTGGAGCGAAACCGGGCGGTAGGCATTATCTATATGGTCATTGTCATCCGTGAAGTCTACTCCTGGTCAGAAGATGGCCCCGGGGATTTGCGCAGACCAGCCAAAATCCCCTGGAGCCACCCCGTCACACAAGTCGAAAGGTGTATTCACCTCGGAAGTGCTGTTCTGACGAAATCAAGAACTAAAAGTCGTTTCTGAGGATACACATCGATGCTAGACCTGCCGTATCCCCTTACTCTTTCAAACCCCATCGCAGATGACCATAATTTGGATCGTTTTTATTTGGCTGCACTCAGTTATCCTGAGCGGTCTGTGGTGACTGGCAAGATGGAACATGGAGGAAGAGCCAAAAGGTTTAGAGAGGAACTGGCCAAGCTTCGTAGGTATCGACCGCTTCGACCGTtccggggggggggggagtaAGGGTGAAAGTGGGTTCTTACATGAGATGTAGGCTGAATATCTTGAGAACTTATGTTAGTgaaagaagatggcgagggaTAAGGGAGACATCGAAATAGGGTAACCCCTTTTCAGCTTCGAAGAGATTCCAGCTCATCTACATGAAACGAATGACTcctgaaaagaaagacaatcttcttccacttgaaGACACTCGGATatcgaagaacaagaagttCGTAACGACAGAAGCTTGGGGTCATCCTGATCCTACGGCTAGGACAGGCTTTCCAGAGCACAACCCCTGCCCAGCCAACACGAGGCATCTAGGTGAACCCAGAAAGTAGTCAAACATGAGGCGGAACATCTATTTACACAGACGACCGACGAGTGCTCGATTAAAGAGAAGATACCATATCTGCAGTTTCGTGTGGTGGCTCTAGTCCAAGGTACGGTGGTGGGAGCATTTACAACGGATTCATCTAGACAAGATTTTCTTGGTTCTCTCCGGGTAAGAAACCGAGGATGCGTCGGAGGAGGCTATGGCTAGGATTCGTGGTTACTGGTTATTGAGTCTCGTACTTTGCCCCTGAGGTAGCTGGTAGTCTTCACTCACTCTGCATTAGTCAAGGTTTGGTACTGAGAGGAAAGGAGTGATAGACGGGCACTCACAATGCCAGTACACTGATACGTGGCATGCTTGATCAATAACAGCGCTAGAGATCCTGTGATGAAAAGACCTGGCGTGACCACAGCTTCATTCAGGATGGCGCGGTGCAGTTGCCAAAGATCAGTACCCCTGTGTGGAAGGTAATGCAGTAGGAGTGTCGTTGGAAAGTGGCCATAGAAGACAAGATGACAAGATAGAGGACTGACTGGGGCAGACGCCCCCGGATACCTGCCAGCATGTTACAAGGGTCGGCACATGGCAAAACCTGGCGCCGCCGCAAGCCCCAGGACAGCAGACGCAATGGGAAAAGGTACCAAGGGCCTGGAAGTCGAATTGCGATCAAGGGTAGAACTCCAGTCGGAAACAGAACAACATTCGAGAACTTCTGAGCTCAGGGGAAGCTATCGAGGCGCTTTGAAGCACCGATGGACTCATCTGGTTATTCGAGTTATCAGCTACGACCGGAGAAtatgaagaggagacaaGAAGTGAACAATATACCTTGAGAAGCCTCGAATCGTGTCAAGGTGTGGATTAGCTCCAAGTAAACGAAAGGTATCTTACATGTAGATATCAGCGATGTGCTCTGACATTAAAGCTGGGCCCCAATATTGAAAGCACGGGAACTTCGCAGATGCTGAATTCGGAGATAGGTAAAGCGCTAAGAGTCTCAAGCTTGTTTGAGACATGATGGTCAGATGCGTCAGGCATCGAGTTCCAGGATCCGTGTGGATACTTGTTTCTCTGGGATGAGAGTCTGCTTGTGTTGCTAAGAGGCTACAAGTAACCAGCAACTGCTTTCTTCTTGCAAGATGAATGTGGCTAGCTTATGAATTATATTGTTTTGCTGGAGTTGGCTACGAAGCATCTGGCGAGGCTGGGATGATGTTGGCCAAGCTCAATCACCTATGTATAGGAAATATTAGAACAGGAGTAAAAGTTGGAGTGGCCTTTAATCAAGGCCATTGGAGCTGAAGAGAACGTACCGGGGCTTGCAAGTatttgaggatcttgagctcGTCAGACAaacttgaagagaagaagatggccgagAGAGCTCCAACGACTTGAAGCTATGAATGTCGAAGTAAAGGATATCAACAAGGTGACAGCTACGATATTGCTGGAATTGCTgctcgaggaagaggagagagtgGCAGTGTTGAGCAAAGAGATTGTTGAATTGACTACTGTGATTGCCTGACCACATCTCACAAAGACTGGCCGGCCACAGACTGCTGGACAGGTACTTTTAAACaggctaggtaggtagcaaATAAGCCTGGGCCTCGGATGGGCCACCGTTTGTAGGTGGGTAGCTCCGTGTAACAGAAGCAAGTTAGGTGGCCCCGCGAGAGGGACAGGGGATATCCGCTACCGTATGCAGCCAGCCCTGGAGCAGTTCTGCCCGGATTGCTGCAGTTACTGCTCATATTTGAGTCTTCCAATGTTGAAAGACCCAATCGTAGCTGCTCAACACAAAGTCTTGCCCAAGAAATCGTCGAGTTGTAAACTGCATGGCTTGCACACTACACCTCCCCACTTCACTTTGCCATCTTAGGAGTTCTCTACTTTTGCCTCGCCCATATCATCAGAAACACCAGCCATGACCCAAATAAACATCATCCAGTCTTCTTATGCTCGGCAGTCTATATTTTACCCTTGGTCTTTCATCGGATCCTGTCCCCGATGTCTCATCCCCTTACATTTCGACCCCCCTCACGCTGTCACACATTCCGAATACACCGACTTCTTGAACTCCCTTTCGTCCTCTCAAGTAAGTCTAACGCGCATTTTGCTTGGGATGAAGCACTGAACTGACCTGCCGTAGGCTTCACTTCACTCGTTGCTGCCAACACGTCACATCAAGCTCTCGTCACTCCTGCATGTAACTGTCAAATATTACACCACAAAGCTCGTTAGGTAAGATGAACGCGGATGTTCTGAGcttgtctcgtctttctTTCACTCTAGTCTGAGCAGTACTAGCGGTACTAACATCTGCTGCAGCACTGGATAAAGCTTCTGGATTGCCAGAAA contains these protein-coding regions:
- a CDS encoding related to secretory pathway protein (exocyst complex protein Sec15); this translates as MRPLFRMYNSRLPTIVAEPCANLPPLQVILASSDAEFLDQLIPVLKDATHSNRTPLLTQCLSRYYEEREAEIERIGLTRHEEFLDSINHLQTVRAETVTLTQEILSLNESIAESTKKLAIQKEALVNTSAVRQNIADATNALNDSLTILRAVNNAHELVRRKNYYAALKSLDDLQNEHLVPIIQNRYSTQHRLADVIQKSIPASQKAISEAVMTDLNTWLFRIRETSQFLGEVAFYHTEMRRTRQKKRIEEDPFLANFKLNSAIELVSDENEDFDVLNNEELQVDFTPLLEALHIHEALGQLEKFRSEYGATRRQQKDLLLPGFVELLAEDEQSLSSLLEGIAGFAIIEKATMQRVPHLRSANDVEELWESMCTAVINLTSKALSDIENAEALIKIKTIIALFIQTMEGWGYTVTMLDNFLLKLFDKYAELLKNRFSVDFQEIVSTDDYMPMAINTPEEYEKVVNVSWFTQEKPTDQLTYPCVLPFSQMYPLCCIDIRNFLNQFYFFSDDHFQHPNVIDETLKKSLDELLTEKVCKSLVERLSSQYLGQIVQILINLEHFEIACQELEQLLIRARSSTSAGGPVKLKATDSFRNNKKTAEKRIFELVNSKIDDLIETAEYEWTASTVEKEPSNYMQTLTRYLSNIMNSTLLGLPREIKELIYFDALSHTAEKILALPLSPDVKHINPNGVAALAQDVDYLVQFVSSLENGQMLRENLDELAQTIALLQTDNQDEFFDISTRNKKYGRVDALNGPMLLEKLTPITASPVRSAPLANFSSRFGINRT